CTTTTTGACCCTTTGAAAAATACTCTTCCACCTCCAGAACCTCGGTCTTCTGCAGGGCCCGAATCTCCGTGGCAAATTTTTCGAGCGAAGAAGCAATGATGGCCAGGGTAGATAAAAATTGGGCATAGCGGTCTCTTTGGATAATCTGGTTTGAAACCGGGGCGGGTTCCAGCCCAAGTTTCTGGCAGACCAGCTCTTCCACCCGCGGATCAAGGTGGGCATACGTCCCCACAGCTCCCGAAATTTTTCCCACCGAAACCGACCGAACCGCTTCTTTCAGGCGATGAATATTTCGATTGGTTTCTTCGTACCAAAGCGCCAGTTTGAGCCCAAACGTGATCGGCTCGGCATGCACCCCGTGGGTTCGTCCGATACAGGGTGTATCTTTGAATTCAACGGCTCTTCGAGCCAAAACCGTCCGCAATTTTTGTAAATCGTCTAAAAGCAAGTTGCCCGCTTCTTTTAAAAGAAGCCCGTTGGCCGTATCCAGAACATCGGAAGAGGTCATCCCCAGGTGAATAAATCGGGAATCCGGCCCCACGTGCTCGGCCACGTTGGTCAAAAATGCGATCACATCGTGGTTAACCTCACGTTCAATCTCCTGAATCCGATCCACCTCAAATGCTGCACGTGTACGAATGGTCTGTACGGCTTCTTTGGGAATCCGCCCTAACTCCGCCTGCGCCTCACAAACAGCAATTTCAACATCCAGCCATTTCCGGAATTTATTCTCTTCCGTCCAGATCCGCCCCATTTCGGGGCGTGTGTAACGTAAAATCATAGAGTTAAGTTCTTCAAAAGATTTTTATGATCCACCGTAAATTATCATTAAAAATAACCATTTTTTAGACCATTATCAACTTATTTTTGCATCCCGGGATTTTTATCCCTGGATGGGCGCCAGTTTCAACCGGACACTTTTTTTCTGCCCCTTGCGAAAAAGGGTCAGCGTTAAAACATCACCCGGCTTGGCATCCATATTGGCCAGAATGGTCCAAATATCTTCTGTTCCCTGGATTTCCTTTCCATTAATTGCCAGAATAATATCGCCTACCCGTATTCCTGCTTTTGCAGCCGGACTGTTGGGCTTTACACTGGTCACGATAACACCCTTTGTGGACGAGAGACCAAAATATTTTGCAATTAAGTAATTGATATTGTCCACTTCCAGGCCCGTCCAGAACTGCCGGTTGACTTTGCCGTATTTTTTGAGATCCTTAATCACACGCTTAACGCGGTTCACGGGGATCGAAAAGCCCAGACCAATAGACCCCTCGCTGTTTGCCCCGCCTGTAAAAATGAACGTATTCACGCCAATTACATTTCCCAGGGCATCAACCATCGGGCCGCCGCTGTTGCCCGGATTGATGGAGGCGTCTGTTTGAATCATGTCCTGATACACCCGATCACCTCCCTGTCGCCCAAAATTCAAGTGGGTCGCACTCACCACACCCACCGTTACCGAGGGATGCCGGCTCAGTTCAAAGAGCCCAAACGGGTTCCCCAGAGCAATGGCCCATTCCCCCACGATAATGTTGTCCGAATTTCCCAACTCGCAAATGGGGAGGTTTTTCCCGTCAATTTTAAGAAGCGCCAGATCGGTTGTGTAATCCGAACCCACCAACTTGGCCGGATAATTTTTCCCGGCCACCATGGTTACAATGATTTTAACGGCGTTGTGAACCACATGCTCGTTGGTCACAATGTACCCATCCGGTGAAATGAGAAATCCCGACCCCAGGCTTTTAACCTCCTGGCGATAACGCATCCCCGGGAAAAAAAACTGAAAAAAGGGGTCGTTCCCAAACGGGGTGGCCACATACTCCTGAATTTGTGTTACATTTACCCCCACCACAGCGGACGCCACTTTTCGGACCGCTCGGGTAATGGCATTTTGCCGAACGTCTCCGATGTGGGTATTTGCTTTTTGGACATCCTCCGACGAGGTTTGGCTTTCTTTGTAGATCTGCAGGCTATCCTTTGACGAAACCGATTGTTCTGTTTTTTCACGGGCCGAACACCCCGTCGCAAAAAACATCAAAACAAACAGAACAATCCACGTTCGATAAAAAAGTTTTCGCATTTTTGATTCCTTTCAGTTTCTTACTATTTTGACGGGATTTACAGGATTTTATATTTCAAATTATGAGCCTGTTTCAAAAAGCGCTTTCCCGCGAATTTCCCGAATCTTCTCGAAGACAACCCGCAGGAATCGGCTCATTTGACTGATACGGCCACGAAAATATCCTGCAAATCCTGTCAAATGAATTTCCAGCGAAGCACTTGTTTCCGCCGAGGAATCAGGACGACACCCCCAGAGATGCCTTCGCTTTTTCCCAGTCATCCAAAAAACGTTTAATGCCAATATCGGTCAGGGGATGTTTTACCAATTGATTAATCACCTTAAAGGGGATGGTGGCGATGTGGGCGCCCATCTGGGCAGCTTCCACCACATGTAAGGGATTTCGAATGCTGGCGACAATAATTTCGGTCTTAAAATCATAATTGAGGAAAATCTCCACCAGCTGCCCCACCAATTCCATTCCAAAATGGCTGATATCATCCAGTCGTCCCACAAAAGGGCTGACAAAAGACGCCCCGGCTTTTGCCGCCAATAGCGCCTGACTGGGAGAAAAAATGAGGGTAACATTCGTGCGAATCCCCTCTTCCTCCAGGGTTTTTACCGCCTTAAGACCATCCATAATGACGGGAACTTTTACGACAATATTTTTATGAATTTTGGAGAGCTCGCGTCCCTCCCGCACAATGCCTTCATAATCCAGACTAACCGCCTCCGCGCTGATGGGGCCGTCCACGATTTCGCAGATTTCTTCCAGGATTTGCCGAAATGTTTTTCCCTTTCCGGCTTCCTTTGCCATAAGTGAAGGATTGGTCGTAACACCGTCCAACACGCCCAGACTGGCCGCTTCCCGAATTTCATCCACATTCGCTGTGTCAATAAAAAACTTCATAGGTCAAACCTCCTGTTTTAAGTCGAAATCCACTCTTTCTCACGCAACATAAATTTCTGAAGTCTCTTTCCGATTCGCGCATTCGCGGCATTCTTTTTCCGTCATTCTTTTGGACTACAGTAATTACGCTATCAGCAACTGTAATCAACGCGAACCAGCAGCAGCCCGCGCGCAGGCGCCGTGAGTCCGGCCGCTTTTCGATCTCTCGCACGAAACATCTTCTCAAAATCAGCAACAGAAAACCGCCCTCTGGCCACCTCCAGCATGGTTCCTACCAGAATGCGAACCATATTGTGTAAAAAACGATTGGCGGAAATATGATACACAAAATTCGGGCCGTCCTGTTCCCACCGCGATTCTTCCACCGCGCACAAAAAGTGCCTAACCTCTGCACCCGTCTTCGTAAACGATTCAAAATTCTCATTTGCTTTTACGATTTCCGCACATTGCCGGAGAATCTTCCCATCCGGAACAAAGGAAATCGCCCAGACAAATCTGCGAAACAGCGCCGTGGGCTCAGTGATCAGCCGATACTCGTACGATCGGCGGCAGGCTGAAAATCGGGCGTGAAAATCCGGGGCCACTATTTCCGCCTGTTTGACTACAATATCACCCGGAAGATTGGCATTCAGCGCTTTTTGAAGTGTTTCGGGCGCAAACGCTTTTTCTGCCCGGATATTTACCACCTGTCCCAGTGCATGTACTCCGGCATCCGTTCTCCCGGCGGCGGCCAGGCAATACCCTTCCGGAAACAGACGATCCAGAGCACGCTGCATTTCTCCCTGAACGGTTCGCTGCCGGGGTTGAATCTGAAACCCGGAGAAATCCGTCCCATCGTACTCCAGAATTAATTTGTAATTCACCATGGGCTCACACAAGTACACATCCGGCAGAGATAACCAGCGTTCCGGCGATCACAAAATAATCGGCCGCGACCCATTTCAGTTCCTTAAAACTGGTGCGTTCTTCTCCGATGCGGTAACAA
Above is a genomic segment from Calditrichota bacterium containing:
- a CDS encoding adenylosuccinate lyase produces the protein MILRYTRPEMGRIWTEENKFRKWLDVEIAVCEAQAELGRIPKEAVQTIRTRAAFEVDRIQEIEREVNHDVIAFLTNVAEHVGPDSRFIHLGMTSSDVLDTANGLLLKEAGNLLLDDLQKLRTVLARRAVEFKDTPCIGRTHGVHAEPITFGLKLALWYEETNRNIHRLKEAVRSVSVGKISGAVGTYAHLDPRVEELVCQKLGLEPAPVSNQIIQRDRYAQFLSTLAIIASSLEKFATEIRALQKTEVLEVEEYFSKGQKGSSAMPHKRNPITCERIAGMARVLRGNALAGFENITLWHERDISHSSVERIILPDSTIGLDYMLDKMVYVIEKLQVYPDQMLKNLNLTRGIIFSQPLLLELAEKGLSREDAYRMVQQRAREAWAENREFREVVLNDPEIRRYLSTAEIETIFDLKNNLRNVGYIFKRIGLIQDNEGGQN
- a CDS encoding PDZ domain-containing protein; amino-acid sequence: MRKLFYRTWIVLFVLMFFATGCSAREKTEQSVSSKDSLQIYKESQTSSEDVQKANTHIGDVRQNAITRAVRKVASAVVGVNVTQIQEYVATPFGNDPFFQFFFPGMRYRQEVKSLGSGFLISPDGYIVTNEHVVHNAVKIIVTMVAGKNYPAKLVGSDYTTDLALLKIDGKNLPICELGNSDNIIVGEWAIALGNPFGLFELSRHPSVTVGVVSATHLNFGRQGGDRVYQDMIQTDASINPGNSGGPMVDALGNVIGVNTFIFTGGANSEGSIGLGFSIPVNRVKRVIKDLKKYGKVNRQFWTGLEVDNINYLIAKYFGLSSTKGVIVTSVKPNSPAAKAGIRVGDIILAINGKEIQGTEDIWTILANMDAKPGDVLTLTLFRKGQKKSVRLKLAPIQG
- the fsa gene encoding fructose-6-phosphate aldolase, encoding MKFFIDTANVDEIREAASLGVLDGVTTNPSLMAKEAGKGKTFRQILEEICEIVDGPISAEAVSLDYEGIVREGRELSKIHKNIVVKVPVIMDGLKAVKTLEEEGIRTNVTLIFSPSQALLAAKAGASFVSPFVGRLDDISHFGMELVGQLVEIFLNYDFKTEIIVASIRNPLHVVEAAQMGAHIATIPFKVINQLVKHPLTDIGIKRFLDDWEKAKASLGVSS
- the truA gene encoding tRNA pseudouridine(38-40) synthase TruA, giving the protein MNYKLILEYDGTDFSGFQIQPRQRTVQGEMQRALDRLFPEGYCLAAAGRTDAGVHALGQVVNIRAEKAFAPETLQKALNANLPGDIVVKQAEIVAPDFHARFSACRRSYEYRLITEPTALFRRFVWAISFVPDGKILRQCAEIVKANENFESFTKTGAEVRHFLCAVEESRWEQDGPNFVYHISANRFLHNMVRILVGTMLEVARGRFSVADFEKMFRARDRKAAGLTAPARGLLLVRVDYSC